From the Chloroflexus aurantiacus J-10-fl genome, one window contains:
- a CDS encoding tetracycline resistance MFS efflux pump gives MKSRSPLVFIFLTIFIDLLGIGIVLPLLPEYVKIVEQSTWPWLAENRAFIVGALTASYALMQFLFAPVLGALGDRFGRRPVLLLSLVGAGVSYLVFALAEQLTFLGVETVIGLLFLARIAAGITGASISTAQAYIADVTPPNERARGLGMIGAAFGLGFMLGPALGGLLANVSLHAPALFAAALSFANATFGFFRLPESLPPEKRVQSHVRDLNPIKRLLAVAGDQRVQPFILGSVLFNLAFAGLQSNFPVYSDERFGFSPQQNAFVFAFIGLIAVVVQGFLIRKLVARFGEARLTIAGLILMAIGFAATGLASAGWMLFPAIGLVALGGGMVTPSLTSLVSQSVSAQEQGATLGGVQSYNSLMMVAGPLLAGMLFDLVGQTAPYLIGAGLLAASLVVLYGTLRERFTGTPQPTTTTVSTETMVQVE, from the coding sequence ATGAAATCACGCTCGCCGCTTGTCTTTATCTTTCTGACCATTTTCATTGATCTGCTCGGCATCGGTATCGTCTTACCGTTGCTGCCTGAATATGTCAAAATTGTTGAACAATCAACATGGCCGTGGCTGGCCGAAAATCGAGCATTCATTGTCGGGGCGTTAACCGCTTCGTATGCGTTGATGCAATTTCTCTTCGCCCCGGTTTTGGGCGCACTTGGTGATCGCTTTGGCCGACGGCCGGTACTACTTCTGAGCCTGGTTGGCGCTGGGGTGAGCTATCTGGTCTTTGCTCTGGCCGAACAGTTAACGTTTCTCGGTGTTGAGACGGTGATCGGGCTGTTGTTTCTGGCCCGCATCGCCGCCGGAATCACCGGTGCCAGCATCAGTACAGCTCAGGCATATATTGCCGACGTCACACCACCAAACGAGCGTGCTCGTGGTTTGGGAATGATTGGTGCCGCCTTCGGTCTTGGCTTTATGCTTGGCCCGGCCCTGGGCGGGTTGCTCGCTAATGTCAGTTTGCACGCCCCAGCCCTCTTCGCAGCAGCGCTCAGCTTTGCCAACGCGACCTTCGGCTTCTTTCGTCTGCCTGAGTCGCTGCCACCGGAAAAGCGAGTACAGTCGCACGTCCGTGATCTCAATCCCATCAAGCGGTTGCTGGCCGTCGCCGGTGATCAGCGTGTTCAGCCATTCATTCTTGGTAGCGTCCTGTTCAATCTGGCCTTTGCCGGACTGCAAAGCAATTTTCCGGTCTATAGCGACGAACGTTTTGGTTTCAGTCCACAGCAAAATGCGTTTGTATTCGCATTTATTGGCCTGATTGCAGTCGTTGTGCAGGGATTTTTGATCAGGAAGCTAGTGGCCCGCTTCGGTGAAGCCCGCCTGACGATAGCCGGTCTGATTCTGATGGCAATTGGCTTCGCGGCTACCGGTCTGGCTTCCGCCGGATGGATGCTCTTCCCGGCTATTGGTCTGGTGGCTCTCGGTGGCGGTATGGTCACCCCGTCACTGACAAGTCTGGTATCGCAGTCGGTATCAGCCCAGGAGCAAGGCGCGACCCTGGGTGGTGTGCAGTCGTACAACAGTTTGATGATGGTAGCCGGGCCGTTGCTGGCCGGGATGCTATTCGATCTGGTTGGACAGACTGCACCCTATTTGATCGGTGCCGGTCTGCTGGCAGCTTCGCTGGTGGTGTTGTATGGTACGTTACGTGAGCGGTTTACCGGGACACCACAGCCGACTACTACCACCGTTTCTACCGAGACGATGGTGCAGGTTGAGTAA
- a CDS encoding ATP-binding protein, with the protein MPYGDPNFGVLITCRCKQAEKERRRYEELERLSNLAPLRDKTFATFDRTVPGVQRAFARAYEYAQNPQGWLVLFGGYGCGKTHLAAAIANEALDRHTPVLFTVVPDLLDHLRSTFGPNSETAYDERFELVRDVPLLILDDLGTENTTPWAREKLYQIMNHRYNYALPTVITSNRDPKDIDPRILSRMYDTAICRERIIIEAGDYRRLSLEQRYHSRRRRGDSSRARTQE; encoded by the coding sequence GTGCCGTATGGGGATCCCAATTTTGGCGTTCTGATCACCTGTCGTTGCAAACAGGCCGAGAAAGAACGCCGACGCTACGAAGAACTGGAGCGACTCTCAAACCTGGCACCGCTGCGTGATAAGACGTTTGCCACCTTTGACCGTACTGTACCCGGCGTACAGCGGGCATTTGCCCGTGCTTATGAGTATGCGCAAAACCCCCAGGGCTGGCTGGTTTTGTTTGGTGGGTATGGGTGCGGTAAAACCCATCTGGCCGCCGCCATTGCAAACGAAGCTCTTGACCGTCATACGCCGGTGCTTTTTACCGTTGTGCCCGATCTGCTCGACCACCTTCGCTCAACCTTCGGCCCTAATTCTGAGACGGCCTACGATGAACGGTTTGAACTGGTGCGCGATGTACCATTGCTGATCCTTGACGACCTGGGCACCGAAAATACGACCCCCTGGGCACGAGAAAAACTTTACCAGATCATGAACCATCGGTATAATTATGCTCTACCGACGGTGATCACCAGTAATCGTGACCCGAAGGATATCGATCCGCGCATTCTTTCCCGGATGTACGATACCGCTATCTGTCGGGAACGGATTATCATCGAAGCAGGAGATTATCGCCGTCTGAGTCTTGAACAGCGGTATCATTCACGCCGACGCCGGGGCGACAGCTCTCGCGCCAGGACTCAGGAATGA
- the argF gene encoding ornithine carbamoyltransferase, whose amino-acid sequence MTLRHFLSAADLNRAEAEALLDRAAMLKAAWRAGQVNDRPLLGQTLALVFEKPSLRTRVAFEAGMTQLGGHPSYLSANDIDMGGRESVPDVARNLSRWVAIIAARVFKHATVETLARYATVPVINALSDREHPCQALADMLTLRERFGRLQGLTLAYVGDGNNVCHSLMLLGATLGLNLRIGCPPDYRPAPDIIELTERLAQEHDATLAITASPVEAVSGADAVYTDVWASMGQEHEAARRRPVFTPYQVNTALMAHAAPHALAMHCLPAHRGEEVTAEVIDGPQSVVFEQAENRLHVQKALILFLLGK is encoded by the coding sequence ATGACATTACGACATTTTCTCTCCGCAGCCGATCTTAACCGTGCTGAGGCGGAAGCCCTGCTTGATCGGGCCGCAATGCTTAAAGCGGCATGGCGCGCCGGCCAGGTCAATGATCGGCCCTTGTTAGGCCAGACACTCGCTCTCGTCTTTGAAAAGCCTTCTCTGCGCACACGGGTAGCCTTTGAAGCCGGTATGACCCAGCTCGGTGGACATCCTTCCTATCTCTCGGCAAATGACATTGATATGGGCGGGCGTGAGAGTGTTCCTGACGTTGCTCGCAATTTAAGTCGCTGGGTGGCAATTATCGCGGCACGGGTGTTCAAGCATGCCACGGTTGAGACTCTGGCGCGCTATGCGACGGTACCGGTTATTAATGCACTCTCGGATCGTGAGCATCCATGTCAGGCACTGGCCGATATGCTGACGCTCCGTGAACGCTTCGGACGCTTACAGGGTCTCACCCTGGCGTATGTTGGTGATGGAAATAATGTCTGTCATTCGTTGATGTTATTGGGTGCAACGCTGGGTCTCAACCTGCGGATTGGGTGTCCACCCGATTACCGACCGGCACCCGACATTATCGAACTAACGGAACGACTGGCCCAGGAACACGACGCCACGCTCGCCATTACAGCTTCTCCGGTCGAAGCGGTTAGCGGAGCCGATGCAGTGTATACTGATGTCTGGGCATCGATGGGGCAGGAGCACGAAGCTGCACGTCGTCGTCCGGTCTTTACACCGTATCAGGTAAACACAGCGCTTATGGCCCATGCGGCACCACACGCACTGGCGATGCACTGCTTACCGGCGCATCGTGGTGAGGAAGTAACGGCTGAGGTTATCGACGGGCCGCAATCTGTCGTATTTGAGCAGGCAGAGAATCGACTCCACGTTCAAAAGGCGCTCATTTTGTTCTTGTTAGGGAAGTAG
- the cdaA gene encoding diadenylate cyclase CdaA yields the protein MIELERLWTRLNPLTSPFALIDIFIVTAFFYWLLGIVRGTRAVQLLRGVGILLAIAFLMPAIASDRLTLLTWLIVNVISPALIVAIPVLFQPELRRALESLGRSSDLFGRPFGGANRSELLETITVISRAAAQLSQQGVGALIVIERRTQLQEFADRGVILDSRISTPLLLNIFFPNSPLHDMAVIIRGNRILAANVVLPLSEDISGPRRYGTRHRAAKGITEQTDALAVVVSEETGAISLVSDGRMVSYLTETRLRTMLADLMQVPLEKEAKRAA from the coding sequence ATGATAGAGCTTGAGCGTCTCTGGACGCGGTTAAATCCGCTTACCTCACCATTCGCGCTGATCGACATTTTCATTGTTACAGCCTTCTTTTACTGGCTGTTGGGCATTGTGCGTGGCACGCGCGCTGTCCAGTTGCTGCGCGGGGTTGGTATTTTGCTGGCTATCGCTTTTCTGATGCCTGCTATCGCCAGTGATCGGCTTACGCTCCTCACCTGGTTGATTGTGAATGTCATCTCGCCGGCATTGATCGTGGCTATTCCCGTCCTTTTCCAGCCGGAGTTGCGACGGGCGCTAGAGAGCCTTGGTCGGTCGAGTGACCTCTTCGGGCGACCGTTTGGTGGTGCCAATCGCTCTGAGCTGTTGGAGACGATTACGGTGATCAGTCGCGCAGCAGCACAGCTCTCGCAGCAGGGGGTTGGGGCACTGATTGTGATTGAACGCCGCACCCAGTTGCAGGAATTTGCCGACCGTGGTGTGATTCTCGACTCGCGTATTTCCACGCCGCTTTTGCTCAATATTTTCTTTCCTAACTCACCCTTGCACGATATGGCAGTGATCATTCGCGGGAATCGGATTCTGGCAGCCAATGTTGTGCTACCGCTTAGCGAAGATATTTCCGGTCCACGACGGTACGGTACGCGCCACCGTGCGGCCAAGGGGATTACCGAGCAGACTGATGCACTGGCCGTCGTTGTGTCAGAAGAGACCGGTGCTATCTCGCTCGTCAGTGATGGCCGCATGGTGAGCTATTTAACCGAGACACGGCTGCGGACAATGCTGGCCGATCTGATGCAGGTGCCGCTTGAGAAAGAAGCGAAGAGGGCGGCATGA
- a CDS encoding tetratricopeptide repeat protein, translating to MAGNRAIFDRAMEQCRDASAQGRWEDSLRAAVRALQEFPQDLEARTAAAVALFQTNRFDKALQAFRDLYETDRTNAFFLSYIAQCYQRQGDVAAAADAYRALADLHSAQGRSLQAAESLRELLSLQPELDDQRRRLAQLYEDIGALPEAADTHLELAQRLIAQGDLAAALQEVEWALRLVPNQRAARDLATRLREQLGTQPVASVAMRGTSGLRPSLPTGALRGSASQPEHLIAEAMACQQAGDEDRAVELYEQALQAGLERADVLYSLGLLYQSRGNLKAAVGVLTRAAGDPEYALSAHFALGQVYRDLGQLPQAAQEFELTISLVDLETIGKAEADDLIAMYESAATVYEQIGDLARASTLYGTLADFLASKRWGRDRAVEFKNRAKELADRNMFAKLRTIGTGVLQPQPAPAEPEPPVPDTDTGRWGKIRPITDFLRSGNIPDNDQAPAVEPVAIEQLPLLERMSAPTALATPEFPPPTPLDPTGLDEVTAGWLELSGTYLTQGLLDAALDACLEVIHHNVEYLPIHLRMGEIYERQGRPEEALAKYQLLIETYRVRGEAEKAIDVYFRFIELSPDTVNARSKLAELLKQTGRIDEAVEQLLQVANTYFRLGQTNKALEEFRRLLQWAPKHRDVHAQYGLALLKLERFEAALDEFRQALELGSPDDPVALARLNITLALMGEQPAVIWDSLATVLAELKKQPGEFAAVQAEYRAAFLIEDRALLHYMLAIIQQQHEQHNMALLELDQAQALLASEPDPMLPPALVYQATADSYIALGKAEEALEQLRRGQAVADQTSPNPTLRHPFAIPPSRAALVRRMAEAYAMSDDLVGAEQALVEAKRLLPYDRAIYTKLAEVYFRQGKLAEALAQLDEMATYYEERQQLDRAIEMLEYAVRLAPNHIGMGSRLARMQLRRGYLDQGLAGLVRVSELQKRAGQLKDAVASLQEVAQTYWMLSDHERAREMYDRIVQIAPNDIDARQWLALMHTLARRTKEAISEKKQIARIFAQQRDYDNAIAELHQIIGLDQQDLEAYYMLYDMLMRREEYGQASQLCRRMLKMPGIETERVEAMLSAANRMLEQRKSAPPQS from the coding sequence ATGGCAGGCAACCGGGCAATCTTTGATCGCGCAATGGAGCAGTGTCGGGACGCATCGGCACAAGGTCGTTGGGAAGACTCGTTACGGGCAGCGGTACGGGCATTGCAAGAGTTCCCACAAGACCTCGAAGCACGCACCGCCGCAGCCGTCGCCCTCTTTCAGACGAACCGGTTTGACAAGGCGTTGCAGGCATTTCGCGATTTGTACGAAACTGACCGCACCAATGCTTTTTTTCTCAGCTATATTGCTCAATGCTATCAGCGGCAAGGTGACGTTGCGGCGGCGGCTGATGCTTATCGAGCGTTAGCCGATCTCCATAGTGCGCAGGGTCGCTCGCTACAGGCTGCCGAGTCATTGCGTGAACTGCTCTCCCTTCAACCGGAACTTGATGATCAACGCCGTCGGTTGGCGCAGCTTTACGAAGACATTGGTGCACTTCCCGAAGCTGCCGATACCCATCTGGAACTGGCCCAGCGCCTGATTGCTCAGGGTGATCTGGCCGCAGCGTTACAAGAGGTCGAATGGGCACTCCGCCTGGTGCCCAATCAACGTGCTGCCCGTGATCTTGCGACCCGGCTGCGTGAACAGCTCGGTACGCAACCGGTGGCATCGGTTGCCATGCGTGGCACGAGTGGATTACGTCCGTCACTCCCAACCGGTGCCCTTAGGGGTTCGGCGTCGCAACCAGAACATCTCATTGCCGAGGCTATGGCATGTCAGCAAGCCGGTGATGAGGATCGGGCTGTAGAACTTTACGAACAGGCACTGCAGGCTGGCCTCGAACGAGCGGATGTGCTCTATTCACTCGGCTTACTCTACCAGTCGCGGGGTAATCTCAAAGCGGCGGTGGGTGTGTTGACCCGTGCCGCCGGCGATCCCGAATATGCACTCTCTGCCCACTTCGCATTGGGACAGGTCTATCGTGACCTTGGGCAATTACCCCAGGCTGCGCAAGAGTTCGAGCTGACGATTAGCCTGGTTGATCTTGAGACTATCGGTAAAGCGGAGGCCGATGATCTCATTGCGATGTACGAGAGTGCGGCAACAGTTTACGAGCAAATTGGTGATCTGGCCCGGGCTTCAACCCTCTACGGCACACTGGCCGATTTTCTGGCAAGTAAGCGGTGGGGGCGTGATCGAGCAGTCGAATTCAAGAATCGGGCAAAAGAGCTGGCCGACCGCAATATGTTCGCCAAGCTGCGAACCATTGGGACGGGTGTCTTGCAGCCACAGCCGGCACCGGCTGAACCTGAGCCTCCTGTTCCTGATACGGATACCGGGCGATGGGGGAAGATTCGACCGATTACGGATTTTCTCCGTTCAGGAAACATCCCCGATAACGATCAGGCACCAGCAGTCGAGCCAGTAGCCATCGAACAGTTACCACTGCTCGAACGGATGAGTGCACCAACAGCGCTGGCAACGCCTGAATTCCCACCACCAACTCCACTCGATCCCACCGGCCTTGATGAGGTGACCGCCGGCTGGCTCGAACTGAGTGGAACCTATCTCACCCAGGGCTTGCTCGACGCGGCGCTCGATGCATGTCTGGAGGTCATCCATCACAACGTTGAGTATCTCCCGATCCATCTACGGATGGGTGAAATCTACGAACGGCAGGGTCGCCCTGAAGAGGCGCTTGCCAAGTATCAACTTCTGATCGAGACGTACCGTGTGCGTGGTGAGGCAGAAAAAGCGATTGACGTCTACTTTCGCTTTATCGAATTATCGCCCGACACGGTCAATGCGCGCTCGAAACTGGCCGAGTTATTGAAGCAAACTGGCCGCATTGACGAGGCAGTTGAGCAGTTGCTTCAGGTGGCAAATACCTATTTTCGGCTTGGACAGACCAATAAAGCGCTGGAAGAGTTTCGGCGTTTGCTGCAATGGGCGCCAAAACATCGTGACGTACATGCACAGTACGGTCTGGCCCTGCTCAAACTCGAACGGTTTGAAGCTGCCCTCGATGAGTTTCGGCAAGCGCTGGAATTGGGTTCCCCCGATGACCCTGTCGCACTGGCGCGGTTGAATATCACGCTGGCGTTGATGGGTGAGCAACCCGCTGTTATTTGGGACTCGCTGGCGACGGTGCTGGCCGAACTGAAGAAACAGCCAGGCGAGTTTGCCGCTGTGCAGGCAGAGTATCGCGCTGCCTTCTTGATTGAGGATCGCGCTCTGCTGCACTACATGCTGGCAATTATTCAGCAACAGCACGAACAACACAATATGGCCTTACTGGAGCTGGATCAGGCACAAGCCTTACTGGCGAGTGAACCCGATCCGATGCTCCCGCCGGCCCTGGTTTATCAGGCAACTGCCGATAGTTATATTGCGCTTGGGAAGGCAGAAGAAGCGCTTGAACAACTCCGCCGTGGCCAGGCTGTTGCCGACCAGACTTCACCCAATCCAACCCTTCGCCATCCTTTTGCAATCCCGCCATCACGCGCCGCTCTGGTGCGACGAATGGCCGAAGCCTATGCGATGAGCGACGATCTGGTCGGCGCTGAACAGGCACTGGTAGAGGCGAAGCGATTGCTGCCTTACGACCGTGCAATCTATACCAAGCTGGCTGAAGTCTATTTCCGGCAGGGAAAACTGGCCGAGGCGCTGGCGCAGCTTGATGAAATGGCTACCTATTACGAGGAACGGCAACAGCTTGATCGGGCGATTGAAATGCTCGAATATGCGGTACGGCTGGCGCCAAACCATATCGGTATGGGTAGTCGCCTGGCTCGCATGCAACTGCGCCGTGGCTATCTCGATCAAGGGCTGGCCGGTCTGGTACGGGTGAGTGAATTACAAAAGCGGGCCGGTCAACTGAAAGATGCGGTCGCCTCGTTGCAAGAAGTTGCCCAGACCTACTGGATGCTTAGCGATCACGAGCGGGCGCGAGAGATGTATGATCGGATTGTTCAGATCGCACCGAACGACATTGATGCCCGCCAATGGCTGGCACTCATGCATACGCTGGCCCGTCGCACCAAAGAGGCTATCAGCGAGAAGAAGCAGATTGCCCGTATCTTTGCCCAACAACGCGATTACGATAATGCTATCGCTGAACTACATCAGATCATTGGGCTTGATCAACAAGACCTGGAAGCCTACTACATGCTCTACGACATGCTGATGCGGCGCGAGGAATACGGCCAGGCCAGCCAGCTCTGCCGGCGAATGCTGAAGATGCCGGGAATCGAAACAGAACGGGTAGAAGCTATGTTAAGTGCCGCCAATCGTATGCTAGAGCAACGTAAGTCGGCGCCGCCACAGAGTTAA
- a CDS encoding DnaD domain-containing protein codes for MTFSGFTTERLTGIPPEFFTEILPAITKPSEIKVTLHLFYRISRLRSRPRRLSWDDLLNDDLLRRSLQSLSTLRSFEELLDEGLTAAVRRGTVLHLVEPRDGRVRNWYLINTPANRAWAEQVGASGFVPPADEAIGERPGLIELYEQNIGLVTPLLLEELREASARYPAEWLEDAIREAVRANVRSWRYIQRMLERWAANGREPASYQTGRPIDIEKYTSGQLGHLFRRGSDESDL; via the coding sequence ATGACTTTCAGTGGCTTCACAACTGAACGACTAACCGGCATCCCGCCGGAGTTTTTCACCGAGATATTGCCGGCTATCACAAAGCCGAGCGAGATCAAAGTGACGCTGCATCTCTTCTACCGCATCAGTCGCCTGCGTAGCCGACCACGGCGGCTCAGTTGGGATGATCTCCTCAATGATGATCTACTCAGGCGCTCGTTGCAGTCGCTCAGTACCCTACGTTCGTTCGAGGAGCTGCTCGATGAAGGACTGACAGCAGCGGTACGTCGGGGCACCGTTTTACATCTGGTAGAGCCACGCGATGGCCGGGTACGGAACTGGTATCTCATCAATACACCGGCCAACCGGGCATGGGCAGAACAAGTCGGAGCGAGTGGGTTCGTTCCTCCAGCCGATGAGGCGATTGGCGAGCGACCGGGTCTGATAGAATTGTACGAACAAAATATTGGACTGGTAACACCATTATTACTTGAGGAATTGCGTGAGGCCAGTGCCCGCTATCCCGCTGAATGGCTCGAAGATGCCATTCGCGAGGCAGTACGGGCGAATGTACGTTCGTGGCGTTATATTCAGCGTATGCTGGAGAGGTGGGCCGCCAATGGACGAGAACCTGCGTCGTATCAGACCGGACGACCTATCGATATTGAAAAATATACCAGCGGGCAACTCGGACACCTCTTCCGCCGCGGAAGCGACGAGAGCGACCTCTGA
- a CDS encoding single-stranded DNA-binding protein, with product MRSFRGTVNRVELIGRLGADPEVRQVGNGVSFCRFSLATNRPGGTDEQGKRQSETEWTTVEAWERLAEVCGNYLQKGRRVMVMGSLRTDSWQDKESGQTRSRTYVRADEIIFLDGGNNRHESEEEE from the coding sequence ATGCGCAGCTTTCGCGGTACGGTGAATCGGGTCGAGCTGATCGGGCGATTGGGAGCCGATCCGGAGGTACGGCAAGTGGGTAATGGTGTTTCGTTCTGTCGGTTCAGTCTGGCAACCAATCGTCCGGGCGGAACCGACGAACAAGGGAAGCGGCAGAGTGAAACCGAATGGACAACGGTGGAAGCGTGGGAGCGGCTGGCAGAGGTGTGTGGTAACTATTTGCAGAAGGGGCGCCGGGTTATGGTGATGGGAAGCCTGCGCACCGATAGCTGGCAGGACAAGGAGAGTGGACAAACCCGTTCACGGACATACGTTCGCGCTGACGAGATTATCTTTCTCGACGGTGGAAACAACCGCCACGAGAGTGAGGAGGAGGAATAG